GGACCTGCTGATGCAGTTGCACCGGCAGCAACCTTCATCCGGCTATGATGCGCAGGCTCTACAAGCCAACGAGCGGGCGCGGGCGCGCAGTTTGCTGGAGGTTCTCACTGAAGCGCGCGCCGATATTCGGCAAGGCGTTGACCCTACGTTGCTCGAACATGAGCGCGCTTTGCAACAGCGACTCAACGCCAAGTCGGAACGGCTGACGCAACTACTGAGCGGCAGGCACACGGAAGAACAAAAAGCGGCAGCAGAGAAAGAAGTGAGCGAGCTGTTGAAGCAATATCAAGATGTTCAGGCGCAGATTCGCGCCAGCAGCCCGCGCTATGCTGCGTTGATGCAGCCCCAGCCGCTCAGTGTCAAAGAGATTCAGCAACAGGTGCTCGATGACGAGACGCTGCTGTTGGAGTACGCGCTGGGAGAAGAGCGGAGCTATCTCTGGGCTGTGACGCCGACTTCGATTGATAGCTACGAACTCCCTGGACGAGCCGATATTGAGGCTGCTGCCTGGCGGGTCTACAGATTGTTGGTGAACAGAAACGAGATGCTGGACACGAAAGCTTTCGCTCGATTGAGCGAGATGCTCCTTGGCGCTGTTGCCGATCAGTTAATAACGAAGCGGCTGTTAATCGTGACTGAGGGCGCGTTGCAGTACATCCCGTTTGGCGCGCTTCCCAGGCCAGTGAAGAGCGAACAGAACCCACTGAGGAGTGAATGGAAGCCGCTGAAAAGCGGACAGCGGAGAGTAGAAAGCAAGAAGGAGTCCAATATCTGTTCAGCGAAGACTGACCACTGTCCACTGATCGTGGATCATGAAATTGTGACCCTGCCATCAGCCTCTGTGCTGGCCGCACTGCGGCATGAGGTGAGCGGGCGGCCACCGGCAGCCCAAGCGGTCGCCGTGCTGGCTGATCCGGTATTTGAAACGACTGATCCACGAATAAAGACTCGAGCGATGCAAATCCGAAACTGGAATTCTAAAGTCCAGAACAAAATCCGGAGCCGGAATCGAGAATCTGAATCACGTCGGCAATCCGCACTCGGTAACCCGGAATCAGAGATGCTAACTCGCTCGGCGCGGCAAGTCGGCCTGAATGGGTTCCCGCGCTTGATCAACACGCGGCGAGAAGCGGAACAGATCATTGGCTTGACTGCTGAAGGGCAAGGCCTCAAGGCCGTGGATTTTGCTGCCAGCAAGGCGTTGATGATGAACCCTGCGTTGCAGCAATATCAAATCATTCATTTAGCTACCCACGGCTTACTCAACAGTGAGCAGCCAGAGCTGTCAGGGGTCGTGTTCTCGTTAGTTAATGAACAAGGTCAACCGCAGGATGGGTTCGTGCGATTGCATGACGTTTTTAATTTGAACTTAAATGCGGACCTGGTCGTGTTGAGCGCCTGTCATACGGCGTTGGGGAAGGACATCAAGGGGGAAGGATTGGTGGGACTGACGCGAGGATTCATGTATGCGGGGGCGCCGCGCGTGGTGGCCAGTTTGTGGGAGGTGGAGGATGTGGCCACGGCGCGGTTGATGAAGCGATTTTACGAGGCGATGCTGAAGCGAGGATTGCGACCGGCTGAGGCGTTGCGCGAGGCGCAAATATGGTTGTTGCACCAAAAACGATGGCAATCGCCTTACTACTGGAGCGGGTTCATTTTTCAAGGCGAATGGCGATGACAGAAAGATTCATCCTCAGTCAACGGTGAAAAGCGATGAGCGAACGGATCATCGGGCTTCAGTGTATTCAGTGCGGCAAGCAACATTCGGTTGAGCGGGACGTCTACAATTGTTCTGAGTGTCAGGGCAATCTCGATGTGCTGTACAACTACGAGACGATAAGTCTACGCGTGAGTCGGGAGAGCCTGACGGCTGACGCTGACCGCTCTATATGGCATTATCGCGCCTTGCTGCCCATCCACGCGGAGACGCCGGCAGTTCCGCTCTTCGTCGGCTGGACGCCGATTTACAGCCTCTCAGCATTGGCCAGCGAATATGGCGTGAAAGAATTGCTCATCAAGGATGAAGGGCGGAATCCGACGGCTTCTTTTAAGGATCGCGCCAGCGCCGTGGCAGTCGTCAAAGCGAGGGAGTTTGGCTTCGACACGATCACCACAGCTTCATCAGGTAACGCCGGCGCGGCGCTAGCCGGAATGTGCGCGAGTGTCGGGATGCGTAGTTACATTTTCGTGCCGGCGACAGCGCCGGAGGCAAAGGTGGCTCAGTTGTTGATCTATGGCGCAAATGTGATCTTGGTTGAAGGCAGTTACGATGAAGCCTACGATCTATGTCTGGCTGCCTCCAGAGCGTTCGGTTGGTACCAGCGCAGCACCGGCTACAACCCATATACGGCGGAAGGCAAGAAAACGGCGGCGCTGGAAATTTGTGAGCAGTTGGAGTGGGAGCCGCCTGACAAAGTCATTGTCGCTGTCGGTGATGGCAATATCATCGGTGGGATGTGGAAAGGCTTCCTTGATTTTCATCGGCTGGGCTTCATCGAGCGACTCCCGCAGATGATCGGCGTTCAAGCTGCCGGCGCAGCGCCTCTGATTGATGCGTTGCAGACAGGCCAGCTTCAAGAAGTGAACGCGCAAACCCTTGCTGACAGCATTTGCGTGGGCAAGCCGAGAGATGCTATTCGCGCTCTGCAAGCGATGCGCGATTCAGGCGGCTTTGGCATCAAGGTGAGCGATGAGGAAATCTTGCGCGCGCTCGGACAGCTTGCGCGCGACACAGGCGTCTTTGCCGAGCCTGCTGCGGCGGCTGCCTATGCGGGATTCTTGAAGCTGGCGGACACAGGCGGTCTCAAGTCAGACGAACGGGTGCTCGTCATGATCACCGGCAACGGGTTGAAGGACATTGCAGCCGCGCGTCGCGCCACTGGCCAGCCTCTTCGGACGCCGCCGGATTTAGCTCACTGTGAAGCCCACCTACGACAGCACGGATTGCTGGCCTGACACGCTCACAGCATGGTTGTAGATCGCAGGGCGGGCGGTGTTCAGTTAATTGAAGCTGGTGCATAAATCCGCCGCGCTGGCCGCGCAGTCAATTGAGCCCCGATTTTTCAAAGCCGGCAATGGCACAGCACCGATCGCCTCACGTCGCGCGAGCGACGATTGAATCAATTGGGTGTTGCTCTCACTCATCGCCGCGCGACGGATCGCTGCGGCCACGTTCGTGATGCCGTCCTGAAAAGAGCGGCTTCATACCAAATGCGCACGGGAAATCGTGGACTGCCACTGGGCAGGCATGCTCCTGCTCTCCATATCGCTTCATCAAGCTCGGCTTTTTTTCCGGGCCGTTTGGTATAACCATTGGCGCTCGTCATCCTTGCAAATCTGACATCACGATGCTAGTTTTGCAAGGATGATACGACGCTGGCTCCATACCTGGTTGCTACAGGCGCTTGAGGAAGCCCCTGCCGTGTGTTTGGTTGGGCCGCGGCAGGCAGGAAAAACGACGCTGGCGCTTGCCATCGCTGCGGACTGGAATGCGGTCTATCTTGACCTGGAATCGCCACAGGACCGGGCGAAGCTTGAGGATGCAGAAGCCTACCTTGAACGGCACCG
The sequence above is drawn from the Blastocatellia bacterium genome and encodes:
- a CDS encoding threonine synthase — its product is MSERIIGLQCIQCGKQHSVERDVYNCSECQGNLDVLYNYETISLRVSRESLTADADRSIWHYRALLPIHAETPAVPLFVGWTPIYSLSALASEYGVKELLIKDEGRNPTASFKDRASAVAVVKAREFGFDTITTASSGNAGAALAGMCASVGMRSYIFVPATAPEAKVAQLLIYGANVILVEGSYDEAYDLCLAASRAFGWYQRSTGYNPYTAEGKKTAALEICEQLEWEPPDKVIVAVGDGNIIGGMWKGFLDFHRLGFIERLPQMIGVQAAGAAPLIDALQTGQLQEVNAQTLADSICVGKPRDAIRALQAMRDSGGFGIKVSDEEILRALGQLARDTGVFAEPAAAAAYAGFLKLADTGGLKSDERVLVMITGNGLKDIAAARRATGQPLRTPPDLAHCEAHLRQHGLLA